The following coding sequences are from one Devosia neptuniae window:
- the truB gene encoding tRNA pseudouridine(55) synthase TruB, translated as MSAPKRIKRAISGWVVLNKPYDMTSTQAVGKVRWLFSAAKAGHAGTLDPLATGILPIALGEATKAVPQVQDGTKIYSFAIQWGSATTTDDAEGSVVATSDVRPHEAALLAVLPSFTGTILQRPPIFSALKIDGERAYDLARAGEAVELAPREIDVDDIVLVSHGSEHSVLEVTCSKGTYVRSLARDIAEALGTRGHVSMLHRAAVGPFNDADALTIEQLEALDIGERDALLKSVSAGFTDLPEIRLDAQQANAVRHGNAVLLTGAGSPVSLDECWVSFKGEVLATGWVEFGQFKCRRVFN; from the coding sequence TTGAGTGCCCCCAAGCGCATCAAGCGCGCGATTTCGGGCTGGGTCGTTCTCAACAAACCCTACGACATGACCTCGACCCAAGCTGTGGGCAAGGTGCGCTGGCTGTTCAGCGCTGCCAAGGCGGGCCATGCCGGCACGCTCGACCCGCTGGCGACCGGCATCTTGCCGATTGCCCTGGGCGAAGCCACCAAGGCCGTGCCCCAGGTGCAGGACGGCACCAAGATTTACAGCTTCGCCATTCAATGGGGCAGCGCCACCACCACGGACGACGCCGAAGGCAGCGTGGTCGCGACCTCCGATGTGAGGCCCCACGAGGCAGCTTTGCTGGCCGTACTGCCAAGCTTTACCGGCACGATCCTGCAGCGCCCGCCGATCTTTTCGGCCCTCAAGATCGATGGCGAACGTGCCTATGATCTGGCCCGGGCCGGCGAGGCGGTGGAACTGGCGCCGCGCGAAATCGATGTCGATGACATAGTCCTCGTGTCCCATGGCAGCGAGCACTCCGTGCTCGAAGTCACCTGCAGCAAGGGCACCTATGTGCGCTCACTGGCGCGTGATATCGCCGAGGCGCTGGGCACGCGCGGCCATGTTTCGATGCTGCATCGAGCTGCCGTCGGTCCGTTCAACGATGCCGATGCACTGACCATTGAACAACTCGAAGCGCTGGATATCGGTGAGCGCGACGCTCTGCTGAAAAGCGTTTCGGCTGGCTTCACCGATCTGCCGGAAATTCGCCTCGATGCGCAACAGGCCAATGCCGTGCGGCATGGCAATGCGGTGCTGCTGACCGGCGCTGGCTCGCCCGTGTCGCTGGACGAGTGCTGGGTGAGCTTTAAGGGCGAAGTGCTCGCCACCGGCTGGGTCGAGTTTGGCCAGTTCAAATGCCGGCGAGTGTTTAACTAA
- the hydA gene encoding dihydropyrimidinase, with product MSKVIKNGTVVTADLTYKADVKIDGDIIVEIGQNLSGDEVLDASGCYIMPGGIDPHTHLEMPFMGTYSADDFESGTRAGLAGGTTMVVDFCLPNPNQSLLEALQMWDNKTGKASADYSFHMAITWWGEQVFNEMAEVVDRGITSFKHFMAYKGSLMVNDDEMFSSFQRCADLGALPLVHAENGDVVAAMTQKLLEAGNNGPEGHAYSRPPEVEGEATNRAIMIADMAGVPLYVVHVSCEQAHEAIRRARQKGMRVYGEPLIQHLTLDESEYFNPDWDHAARRVMSPPFRNKNHQDSLWAGLQSGSLSAVATDHCAFTTAQKRNGVGNFSKIPNGTGGLEDRLPVLWTKGVNTGRLTMNEFVAVTSTNIAKILGLYPKKGAVLVGADADLIVWDPARKKTITAKAQQSVIDYNVFEGFELTGLPRYVLSRGKVSIVENEIKAEPGHGKFVGREAKNPVNRALSQWKDIVAPRKVERTGIPATGV from the coding sequence ATGAGCAAAGTCATCAAGAACGGCACGGTCGTCACCGCCGACCTGACCTACAAGGCCGACGTCAAGATCGACGGCGATATCATCGTCGAGATCGGCCAGAACCTGTCCGGCGATGAAGTGCTCGACGCATCAGGCTGCTACATCATGCCCGGCGGCATCGATCCGCATACCCATCTCGAAATGCCCTTCATGGGCACCTATTCGGCCGATGATTTTGAATCCGGCACCCGCGCGGGCCTGGCTGGCGGCACCACGATGGTGGTCGATTTCTGCCTGCCCAATCCCAATCAGAGCCTGCTTGAGGCCCTGCAAATGTGGGACAATAAGACCGGCAAGGCGTCAGCCGATTATTCCTTCCACATGGCAATCACCTGGTGGGGCGAGCAGGTGTTCAACGAAATGGCCGAAGTGGTCGATCGCGGCATTACCAGCTTCAAGCATTTCATGGCCTATAAGGGCAGCCTGATGGTCAACGACGACGAGATGTTTTCGTCCTTCCAGCGCTGTGCCGATTTGGGCGCGCTGCCATTGGTGCATGCGGAAAACGGCGACGTGGTTGCCGCCATGACGCAAAAACTACTCGAAGCGGGCAATAATGGCCCCGAAGGCCATGCCTATTCCCGCCCGCCGGAAGTCGAGGGCGAAGCGACTAACCGCGCCATCATGATTGCCGATATGGCCGGCGTGCCGCTCTATGTGGTCCATGTCTCGTGCGAGCAGGCCCACGAGGCCATCCGCCGTGCCCGGCAAAAGGGCATGCGCGTTTATGGCGAGCCGCTGATCCAGCATCTGACACTGGACGAGAGCGAATATTTCAACCCCGATTGGGACCATGCCGCCCGCCGCGTCATGTCGCCCCCTTTCCGCAACAAGAATCATCAGGATTCGCTCTGGGCCGGTCTGCAATCGGGCTCGCTCTCGGCTGTCGCCACCGATCACTGCGCCTTCACCACCGCGCAGAAGCGCAATGGCGTGGGCAATTTCTCCAAGATTCCCAATGGCACGGGCGGGCTCGAAGACCGTCTGCCGGTGCTGTGGACCAAGGGGGTCAATACCGGCCGGCTGACCATGAACGAGTTCGTCGCCGTCACCTCGACCAATATCGCCAAAATCCTGGGCCTCTACCCCAAAAAGGGCGCCGTGCTGGTAGGCGCCGATGCCGACCTCATCGTCTGGGACCCGGCCCGCAAAAAGACCATCACCGCCAAAGCCCAGCAATCGGTCATCGACTACAATGTCTTTGAAGGCTTCGAATTGACCGGTCTGCCCCGCTATGTGCTCAGCCGCGGCAAGGTCTCGATCGTCGAAAACGAGATCAAAGCCGAACCGGGCCATGGCAAGTTCGTCGGCCGTGAGGCCAAGAACCCGGTCAACCGGGCGCTGAGCCAATGGAAAGACATCGTCGCCCCGCGCAAGGTCGAACGCACCGGCATTCCGGCGACGGGGGTTTGA
- a CDS encoding ABC transporter ATP-binding protein, with translation MTTDSSAAITDKAPPRAVVSAAGLGLTFKTNDGDVVALSDVNLSISKGEFVSFIGPSGCGKTTFLRTIADLEQPTSGTLTINGQTPENARRDRAYGYVFQAPALYPWRTIEKNVALPLEIMGYNQAQQAERIKRTMELVNLSGFEKKYPWQLSGGMQQRASIARALAFDADLLLMDEPFGALDEIVRDHLNSELLKLWERTQKTICFVTHSIPEAVYLSTKIVVMSPRPGRVTDVIESTLPRERPLDIRESPEFLSIAARVRDGLRAGHSYDEV, from the coding sequence GTGACGACCGATTCTTCTGCCGCCATCACCGACAAGGCTCCGCCCAGGGCGGTGGTTTCCGCCGCCGGGCTCGGCCTCACCTTCAAGACCAATGACGGGGACGTCGTTGCGCTCAGCGACGTCAATCTCTCCATTTCCAAGGGCGAGTTCGTCTCTTTCATCGGCCCCTCGGGCTGTGGCAAGACCACGTTTTTGCGCACCATTGCCGATCTCGAGCAGCCCACTTCGGGCACGCTGACCATCAATGGGCAGACGCCGGAAAATGCCCGTAGGGATCGGGCCTATGGCTATGTGTTCCAGGCACCCGCGCTTTATCCCTGGCGCACCATCGAAAAGAACGTGGCGCTGCCGCTCGAGATCATGGGCTATAATCAGGCCCAGCAGGCGGAGCGCATCAAGCGCACCATGGAGCTGGTGAACCTTTCCGGCTTCGAGAAGAAATATCCCTGGCAGCTCTCGGGCGGAATGCAGCAGCGCGCCTCGATTGCGAGGGCGCTGGCCTTTGACGCTGACCTATTGCTGATGGACGAGCCGTTTGGTGCGCTGGACGAAATCGTGCGCGATCACCTCAATTCCGAACTGCTCAAGCTGTGGGAGCGGACGCAGAAGACGATTTGTTTCGTCACCCACTCGATTCCCGAGGCGGTTTATCTCTCGACCAAGATCGTGGTGATGTCGCCGCGCCCTGGCCGGGTGACAGATGTGATCGAGAGTACGCTGCCGCGAGAGCGGCCGCTCGATATTCGCGAAAGTCCGGAGTTCCTCTCGATTGCCGCTAGAGTGCGCGACGGACTGCGTGCGGGGCACAGCTATGATGAAGTGTAG
- the rbfA gene encoding 30S ribosome-binding factor RbfA produces MSKDNKPIGPSQRMLRVGELVRHALAAIFARGDVEDDALRGSVITVPEVRMTPDLKIANAYIMPLGGMHAEEIVAALNRHRKFIRGRVAPQINMKFAPEMRFYVDDTFEEAGRIDSLLRSDRVQRDLDGDEDESQD; encoded by the coding sequence ATGAGCAAAGATAACAAGCCAATTGGCCCCAGCCAGCGCATGCTGCGCGTCGGCGAACTCGTCCGCCACGCGCTGGCGGCGATCTTCGCCCGCGGTGATGTCGAGGACGACGCCCTGCGCGGCTCGGTCATCACCGTGCCCGAAGTGCGCATGACTCCCGATCTCAAGATTGCCAATGCCTATATCATGCCGCTAGGCGGCATGCATGCCGAGGAAATCGTCGCGGCGCTGAACCGGCATCGCAAGTTTATCCGTGGCCGCGTCGCGCCGCAGATCAACATGAAATTCGCCCCCGAAATGCGCTTCTACGTTGACGATACGTTCGAGGAAGCCGGCCGCATCGATTCCCTGCTGCGCTCGGACCGCGTGCAGCGCGATTTGGATGGCGACGAGGACGAGAGCCAAGATTGA
- a CDS encoding CoA-acylating methylmalonate-semialdehyde dehydrogenase codes for MNIIENAVAGKRYVSTGRRVPVFNPATGEVSAELPLSTLGELNDAVASAKKAQVAWGNTPPMKRARVMFKFKALLDQYADDLAREISREHGKVHDDALGEVARGIDCVDFACGIPQLLKGEFSRNVGPSIDSYSDRQPLGVVAGITPFNFPAMVPMWMYPAAIACGNAFILKPSERDPSASMLSWNLFMEAGLPEGILNVIHGDKEMVDGILDHPDIKAVSFVGSTPIAEYVYQRGTKAGKRVQALGGAKNHMVILPDADLDQVADALMGAGYGSAGERCMAISVAVPVGKETADALVAKLKPRVESLKIGPATDKDAEMGPVVTKMHRDKIVGYIDSGVEQGAELVVDGRGFTLQGYEGGYYVGGTLFDNVTPDMTIYKEEIFGPVLSVVRAENYNDAVKLINDHEYGNGTAIFTRDGDAAREFADKIEVGMVGINVPIPVPVAYHSFGGWKRSLFGDHSIYGPEGVHFYTRLKTVTTRWPAGIKGGAEFSFPSVK; via the coding sequence ATGAACATTATCGAAAACGCCGTTGCCGGAAAACGCTATGTCTCGACTGGCCGCCGCGTGCCGGTGTTCAATCCGGCCACGGGCGAAGTCTCCGCCGAATTGCCGCTATCGACACTGGGCGAGCTCAACGACGCTGTCGCTTCCGCCAAAAAGGCGCAGGTGGCCTGGGGCAATACCCCGCCGATGAAGCGCGCCCGCGTCATGTTCAAGTTCAAGGCGCTGCTCGATCAATATGCCGATGACCTGGCCCGCGAAATTTCCCGCGAACATGGCAAGGTGCATGACGATGCTTTGGGCGAAGTGGCCCGCGGCATTGATTGCGTCGACTTTGCCTGCGGTATTCCCCAGCTGCTCAAGGGCGAATTCAGCCGCAATGTCGGCCCCAGCATCGATTCCTATTCCGATCGCCAGCCGCTCGGCGTGGTTGCTGGCATCACCCCGTTCAACTTTCCCGCCATGGTGCCGATGTGGATGTATCCGGCGGCTATCGCCTGCGGCAATGCCTTCATCCTCAAGCCCTCGGAACGCGATCCCAGCGCCTCGATGCTCTCCTGGAACCTCTTCATGGAAGCCGGGCTTCCCGAGGGCATTCTCAACGTCATCCACGGCGACAAGGAAATGGTTGACGGGATTTTGGACCATCCCGACATCAAGGCCGTCTCCTTCGTCGGCTCGACCCCGATCGCCGAATATGTCTATCAGCGCGGCACCAAGGCCGGTAAGCGCGTGCAGGCCCTGGGCGGCGCCAAGAACCATATGGTCATCCTGCCCGATGCCGATCTCGACCAAGTTGCCGATGCCCTCATGGGCGCCGGCTATGGCTCGGCCGGCGAACGCTGCATGGCCATTTCGGTGGCTGTGCCCGTGGGCAAGGAAACCGCCGATGCGCTGGTCGCCAAGCTCAAGCCGCGCGTTGAATCGCTCAAGATCGGCCCGGCCACCGACAAGGACGCCGAAATGGGTCCGGTCGTCACCAAGATGCATCGCGACAAGATTGTCGGTTACATTGATTCCGGCGTGGAACAGGGTGCAGAGCTGGTGGTCGATGGCCGCGGCTTCACCTTGCAGGGTTATGAAGGCGGTTATTATGTCGGCGGCACGCTGTTCGACAATGTCACCCCCGATATGACCATCTACAAGGAAGAGATCTTCGGCCCCGTTCTGTCGGTCGTTCGCGCCGAGAACTACAACGACGCGGTCAAGCTGATCAACGACCACGAATATGGCAATGGCACCGCCATCTTCACCCGCGACGGCGACGCTGCCCGCGAATTCGCCGACAAGATCGAAGTGGGCATGGTGGGCATCAATGTGCCCATCCCGGTGCCGGTCGCCTACCACTCCTTCGGCGGCTGGAAGCGAAGCCTGTTCGGCGATCACTCCATCTACGGCCCCGAAGGCGTCCACTTCTACACTCGTCTCAAAACCGTCACCACCCGCTGGCCCGCCGGCATCAAGGGCGGCGCGGAATTCTCGTTCCCGAGCGTCAAATAG
- a CDS encoding ABC transporter permease: MRRTLPILIVLLAILAIWYAAAIGMNAQWQNDVYRRGDITNVPATQFVLDTWNQDKPVLPTAHQVFGELWNSTVLVAPNKPRSLLFHAWVTFSATALGFAMGSVLGILLAVLIVHNEAMNRSLMPWIVASQTIPILALAPLIVVIGFNIFTGTLGVPTDPARLISKAIISAYLSFFPVAVGMVKGLRSPEAIQLDLMHTYNASPSQTFWKLRWPASVPFLFASLKVGVAASLVGAIVGELPTGAVAGLGARLLAGSYYSQTVQIWAALVAASILAAILVLAVALVERLVNKSMGARPA; encoded by the coding sequence ATGAGGCGCACGCTCCCCATCCTCATCGTCCTTTTGGCGATTCTCGCGATCTGGTATGCTGCTGCCATCGGCATGAATGCCCAATGGCAGAACGATGTTTATCGACGTGGCGACATCACCAATGTGCCCGCCACCCAGTTCGTGCTCGACACCTGGAACCAGGACAAGCCGGTGCTGCCGACCGCCCATCAGGTGTTTGGCGAGCTGTGGAATTCGACCGTACTCGTCGCGCCCAACAAGCCGCGCAGCCTGTTGTTCCATGCCTGGGTCACCTTCTCGGCCACCGCGCTCGGCTTTGCCATGGGATCGGTGCTGGGCATCTTGCTGGCCGTGCTGATCGTGCACAATGAGGCGATGAACCGCTCGCTGATGCCCTGGATCGTGGCCAGCCAGACCATTCCCATCCTGGCGCTGGCGCCGCTGATCGTGGTGATCGGCTTCAATATATTCACCGGCACATTGGGCGTTCCGACCGATCCGGCGCGGCTGATCAGCAAGGCGATCATTTCGGCTTATCTCAGCTTTTTCCCGGTCGCGGTGGGCATGGTCAAGGGGCTGCGCAGCCCCGAAGCGATCCAGCTTGATCTGATGCACACCTATAATGCCTCGCCCAGCCAGACCTTCTGGAAGCTGCGCTGGCCAGCGTCGGTGCCCTTCCTCTTTGCTTCGCTCAAGGTGGGCGTGGCGGCGAGCCTGGTCGGTGCCATCGTGGGCGAATTGCCTACCGGGGCCGTGGCCGGGCTCGGCGCGCGGCTGCTGGCCGGCTCCTATTACAGCCAGACCGTGCAGATCTGGGCGGCGCTGGTCGCTGCCTCCATTCTCGCTGCCATTCTGGTACTGGCCGTCGCCCTGGTGGAACGCCTCGTCAACAAGAGCATGGGGGCGCGACCGGCATGA
- a CDS encoding aspartate aminotransferase family protein, with protein MPFTANRQFKKSPRMFVAAKDMHYTTSDGRQVLDGTAGLWCVNAGHARPLIVEAIAKQAAELDYAPAFQMGHPKAFELANRLVDIAPRGLDHVLFTNSGSESVETALKVALAYHRVKGDGSRFRLIGRERGYHGVNFGGISVGGIVTNRKMFGTLLTGVDHLPHTHNLAKNAFTKGEPEHGLDLADELERIVTLHDASTIAAVIVEPVAGSTGVLIPPKGYLQRLRDITKKHGILLIFDEVITGFGRLGTPFAADYFGVTPDIMVTAKGLTNGIIPMGAVLVSPEIHDAFMGGPEHVIEFFHGYTYSGNPVASAAALATLETYKQEDLLTRGAELAPYFADALHSLKGEPHVIDIRNIGLVGAIELDPIAGSPTKRAFSAFLAAYESGFLIRTTGDIIALSPPLIISKGQIDELIDGIRTVLRGIA; from the coding sequence ATGCCGTTTACGGCCAACCGGCAATTCAAGAAATCGCCGCGCATGTTTGTGGCGGCCAAGGACATGCATTACACCACCTCGGACGGACGGCAGGTGCTCGATGGCACCGCCGGGCTGTGGTGCGTCAATGCCGGCCATGCCCGCCCGCTGATCGTGGAAGCCATCGCCAAGCAGGCCGCCGAGCTCGATTATGCGCCGGCCTTCCAGATGGGCCATCCCAAGGCATTCGAATTGGCCAACCGGTTGGTCGATATCGCGCCCAGGGGGCTCGATCATGTGCTGTTCACCAATTCGGGGTCTGAGTCGGTCGAAACGGCTCTCAAGGTGGCGCTTGCCTATCACCGTGTCAAAGGCGATGGCAGCCGCTTCCGGCTGATCGGCCGCGAGCGCGGCTATCACGGCGTCAATTTCGGCGGCATTTCGGTGGGCGGCATTGTCACCAACCGCAAAATGTTCGGCACGCTGCTGACCGGCGTCGATCACCTGCCGCATACCCATAACCTTGCCAAGAACGCCTTTACCAAGGGCGAGCCCGAGCATGGCCTGGATCTGGCCGATGAGCTCGAGCGCATCGTCACCCTCCATGATGCCTCCACCATTGCCGCGGTCATCGTCGAGCCGGTTGCCGGCTCCACCGGCGTGCTGATCCCGCCCAAGGGCTATCTGCAGCGCCTGCGCGACATCACCAAAAAGCACGGCATTCTGCTGATCTTTGACGAGGTCATCACCGGCTTCGGACGTCTGGGCACCCCATTCGCCGCCGACTATTTCGGCGTCACGCCCGATATCATGGTCACCGCCAAGGGCCTGACCAATGGCATCATCCCAATGGGCGCCGTGCTGGTTTCGCCGGAAATCCACGATGCGTTCATGGGTGGACCCGAGCATGTCATCGAGTTCTTCCACGGCTATACCTATTCGGGCAATCCGGTGGCCTCGGCCGCTGCGCTCGCAACGCTCGAAACCTATAAGCAGGAAGACCTGCTGACGCGCGGCGCCGAGCTCGCGCCCTATTTCGCCGATGCGCTGCACTCGCTCAAGGGCGAGCCGCATGTCATCGATATCCGCAATATCGGGCTGGTCGGGGCCATCGAGCTTGATCCGATTGCCGGCTCGCCCACCAAGCGCGCCTTCTCGGCCTTCCTTGCCGCCTATGAAAGTGGCTTCCTGATCCGCACCACCGGCGACATCATTGCGCTCTCGCCCCCGCTGATCATTTCCAAGGGCCAGATCGACGAATTGATCGACGGTATTCGCACCGTGCTGCGGGGGATTGCATAA
- a CDS encoding ABC transporter substrate-binding protein: MKKLLIGTMAGAMALAVAAGGAQAQESVTLQLKWVTQGQFAGYYVAQAKGFYDEEGLTVEIKPGGPDIAPEQVIAGGGADVITTWMAAGLAARERGVALVNIAQPFKQSGLLLTCRKDAGVETTADFPGKTLGVWFFGNEYPFYAWMAKLGLSTEGGADGVEVLKQAFNVDPLIQKQAACISTMTYNEYGQVLKAGLTPEELTVFNYRDEGVGMLEDGLYALEDKLADPAFVAKMTKFVRASMKGWEYARANPEEAAQIVVDNDSTGAMTLEDQIYQVSEINKLTEGSTGVLDEADYQQTVDTLLSAVSPDNPAITKAPEGAFTHAVTDGL, translated from the coding sequence ATGAAGAAACTTCTTATCGGCACGATGGCAGGCGCAATGGCGCTGGCCGTAGCGGCAGGCGGGGCCCAGGCGCAGGAGAGCGTGACGCTCCAGCTTAAATGGGTCACCCAGGGGCAGTTTGCCGGCTATTACGTGGCCCAAGCCAAGGGGTTCTATGACGAAGAGGGCCTGACCGTCGAAATCAAGCCGGGCGGGCCTGACATTGCCCCCGAGCAGGTGATTGCTGGCGGTGGCGCCGATGTCATCACCACCTGGATGGCGGCGGGCCTGGCTGCCCGCGAACGCGGCGTGGCTTTGGTCAATATCGCCCAGCCGTTCAAGCAATCGGGTCTGTTACTCACCTGCCGCAAGGATGCAGGGGTGGAAACCACTGCCGACTTCCCGGGCAAGACGCTGGGCGTGTGGTTCTTCGGCAATGAATATCCCTTCTATGCCTGGATGGCCAAGCTGGGCCTTTCCACCGAAGGGGGCGCCGATGGCGTCGAAGTGCTGAAGCAAGCCTTCAACGTCGACCCGCTGATCCAGAAGCAGGCCGCCTGCATCTCGACCATGACCTATAATGAATATGGCCAGGTGCTGAAGGCCGGCCTGACGCCCGAAGAACTGACCGTCTTCAACTATCGCGATGAAGGCGTGGGCATGCTCGAGGACGGGCTCTATGCGCTCGAGGACAAGCTGGCTGATCCCGCCTTTGTCGCCAAGATGACCAAATTCGTCCGCGCTTCGATGAAGGGCTGGGAATATGCCCGCGCCAATCCGGAAGAAGCCGCCCAGATCGTGGTCGACAATGACTCGACCGGCGCCATGACGCTGGAAGACCAGATCTATCAGGTCAGCGAAATCAACAAGCTGACCGAAGGCTCGACCGGCGTGCTTGACGAGGCCGATTACCAGCAGACCGTCGATACGCTGCTCTCGGCTGTCTCGCCTGACAATCCGGCCATTACCAAGGCGCCCGAAGGCGCGTTCACACATGCGGTGACCGACGGGCTGTAA
- a CDS encoding ABC transporter permease, producing MALIAAWLFAWLFVERLSKAIAPGYADNAGLGLLIPVVFGLTILVAWEVITRAGNVPQVILPPPSMIWTRITNSVPTLLADFQQTFKAVLIGYALGCGLGFIVAILIDRSPFLKSGLLPLGNFVSALPIVGVAPIMVMWFGFDWQSKAAVVVIMTFFPMLVNTVAGLNASSAIERDLMRTYAAGYWQTLMKLRLPAAGPFIFNALKINSTLALIGAIVAEFFGTPIVGMGFRISTEVGRMNVDMVWAEIAVAAVAGSVFYGVISLMERGVTFWHPSVRGA from the coding sequence ATGGCGCTGATTGCGGCGTGGCTGTTTGCCTGGCTGTTTGTCGAACGTCTCTCCAAGGCCATTGCACCGGGCTATGCCGACAATGCCGGGCTGGGCCTGCTCATTCCCGTCGTCTTCGGCCTCACCATCCTGGTTGCCTGGGAGGTCATCACCCGCGCCGGCAATGTGCCGCAGGTCATCCTGCCGCCGCCATCGATGATCTGGACGCGCATCACCAATTCAGTGCCGACACTGCTGGCCGATTTCCAGCAGACCTTCAAGGCCGTGCTGATCGGCTATGCTTTGGGCTGTGGGCTGGGTTTTATCGTCGCCATTCTCATCGACCGCTCGCCCTTTCTCAAATCGGGGCTGTTGCCGCTGGGCAATTTCGTCTCGGCGCTGCCCATTGTGGGCGTCGCGCCCATCATGGTCATGTGGTTCGGCTTTGACTGGCAATCCAAGGCCGCGGTCGTTGTGATCATGACCTTTTTCCCCATGCTGGTGAATACCGTGGCCGGGCTCAATGCATCCTCCGCCATCGAGCGCGACCTGATGCGCACCTATGCTGCCGGCTATTGGCAAACCCTTATGAAGCTGCGTCTTCCCGCTGCGGGGCCCTTCATATTCAACGCCCTCAAGATCAACTCGACTCTGGCCTTGATCGGCGCAATCGTAGCGGAATTCTTCGGGACGCCCATTGTGGGAATGGGTTTCCGGATCTCAACCGAAGTCGGCAGAATGAATGTCGATATGGTGTGGGCCGAAATCGCGGTGGCGGCTGTCGCGGGATCGGTCTTCTACGGGGTGATTAGCCTGATGGAACGGGGCGTCACCTTCTGGCATCCGTCTGTGCGCGGTGCATAG
- a CDS encoding Zn-dependent hydrolase, whose protein sequence is MSAPGENLKINGDRLWDSLMDMAKIGPGIAGGNNRQTLTDEDGEGRHLFQRWCEAAGLSMGVDKMGTMFATRAGSDPDALPVYVGSHLDTQPTGGKYDGVLGVLAGLEVIRSMNDLGIKTKHPIVVTNWANEEGARFAPAMLASGVFAGMHSLDYAYGRKDMDGKTYGDELQRIGWLGAEDVGARKMHAYFEYHIEQGPILEAENKQIGVVTHCQGLWWLEFTLTGKEAHTGSTPMAMRVNAGLAMARIIEAVQVIAMENQPGAVAGVGQAKFSPNSRNVLPGTVVFTVDLRTPDQGKLDRMRAAIEAKAAEIAAELGVGCSVEAVGHFDPVTFDPTLVARVRKAAEDLGYSHMNIISGAGHDACWAAKVAPATMIMCPCVGGLSHNEAEEISKEWAAAGADVLFHAVVETAEIVE, encoded by the coding sequence ATGTCTGCCCCCGGAGAAAACCTCAAGATCAATGGCGACCGTCTGTGGGACAGCCTCATGGATATGGCCAAGATCGGCCCGGGTATTGCCGGCGGCAATAATCGGCAGACGCTGACTGACGAAGATGGTGAGGGCCGCCATCTGTTCCAGCGCTGGTGCGAAGCCGCGGGCCTCAGCATGGGCGTCGACAAGATGGGCACCATGTTCGCGACCCGCGCCGGCAGTGATCCCGATGCGCTGCCGGTCTATGTCGGCAGCCATCTCGATACCCAGCCCACCGGTGGCAAATATGATGGCGTGCTGGGCGTGTTGGCGGGGCTCGAAGTCATCCGCTCGATGAACGATCTGGGCATCAAGACCAAACACCCCATCGTCGTCACCAATTGGGCCAATGAGGAAGGCGCGCGCTTCGCGCCGGCCATGCTGGCCTCGGGCGTGTTCGCCGGCATGCATAGCCTCGACTACGCCTATGGCCGCAAGGACATGGACGGCAAGACCTATGGCGACGAACTCCAGCGCATTGGCTGGCTGGGGGCCGAAGACGTCGGCGCGCGCAAGATGCATGCCTATTTCGAATATCACATCGAACAGGGTCCGATCCTTGAGGCCGAGAACAAGCAGATCGGCGTCGTCACCCATTGCCAGGGCCTGTGGTGGCTCGAATTCACCCTGACGGGCAAGGAAGCCCATACCGGCTCGACCCCCATGGCCATGCGGGTCAATGCGGGCCTCGCCATGGCGCGGATCATCGAGGCGGTGCAGGTCATTGCCATGGAAAACCAGCCGGGTGCTGTGGCCGGTGTGGGCCAGGCGAAATTCTCGCCCAATTCGCGCAATGTGCTGCCCGGCACGGTGGTGTTCACCGTCGATCTACGCACGCCCGACCAAGGCAAGCTCGATCGCATGCGCGCTGCCATCGAGGCCAAGGCCGCCGAAATCGCGGCTGAGCTGGGCGTTGGCTGCTCGGTCGAAGCCGTCGGGCATTTTGATCCCGTCACGTTCGATCCGACCCTGGTCGCTCGCGTCCGCAAGGCGGCCGAGGATCTGGGCTATAGCCATATGAACATCATTTCCGGCGCCGGGCACGATGCCTGCTGGGCCGCCAAGGTGGCGCCCGCCACCATGATCATGTGCCCCTGCGTCGGCGGGCTCAGCCACAACGAAGCAGAAGAAATCTCCAAGGAATGGGCAGCGGCCGGTGCCGATGTGCTGTTCCACGCGGTCGTCGAGACGGCGGAGATCGTGGAGTAA